The Lycium ferocissimum isolate CSIRO_LF1 chromosome 10, AGI_CSIRO_Lferr_CH_V1, whole genome shotgun sequence genome window below encodes:
- the LOC132032902 gene encoding uncharacterized protein LOC132032902 isoform X2 has translation MAKVGTKIVEGRDKDDDEKEKEEGEKSEEMKPWEQHSAVISIPRFDYNASSSLLRISHSGFLITCPIKREKSATKEAIGILEKYIVSNPDAKRRKICTEDANEECNGSGEAAADDLVNSESGNSIEKSDILSLVKLTRSGLVLFKFPFDKSPAVVDIVSQIFQSLESGILKSPLWCNRILPIQGTCRLDEKELKKIVTKLVDQFMKNRQKETGNSIKFAVGYNRRGIEETEMKNLRKEASTDPDIFALLDRNKCFSVVAAAVKEIVPDSIVDLKDPELCVLVEVLPLSGVPDKTAIVGVSVLPRALVSTKPRLCIKALVSDTKEMNKKKK, from the exons ATGGCCAAAGTGGGAACCAAAATTGTAGAAGGAAGAgataaagatgatgatgaaaaagagaaagaggaagGAGAAAAGAGTGAAGAGATGAAGCCATGGGAGCAGCATTCTGCTGTAATAAGCATCCCTCGTTTTGATTACAACGCTTCTTCTTCACTCCTCCGAATTTCCCATTCTGGGTTTCTCATCACTTGCCCCATCA AGAGGGAGAAAAGTGCAACAAAAGAAGCTATAGGTATCCTTgaaaag TATATTGTTTCAAATCCTGATGCTAAGAGAAGGAAAATATGCACGGAAGATGCTAATGAAGAATGCAACGGGTCAGGAGAAGCTGCAGCTGATGATCTTGTGAATTCTG AATCTGGTAATTCTATTGAGAAAAGTGACATTCTCTCACTTGTTAAGTTAACGAGAAGCGGATTGGTTCTCTTTAAATTTCCGTTCGACAAGTCTCCAGCAGTTGTTGACATCGTTTCACAGATTTTTCAATCCCTAGAATCTGGAATATTGAAGTCTCCTCT CTGGTGCAATCGGATATTACCAATTCAAGGTACATGCCGTTTAGATGAGAAGGAACTTAAGAAGATTGTAACAAAGCTTGTTGATCAGTTTATGAAAAATAGGCAGAAGGAGACTGGAAACAGTATTAAG TTTGCAGTTGGCTATAACAGGAGAGGGATTGAGGAAACCGAGATGAAGAATCTAAGAAAAGAAGCTTCTACTGATCCTGATATATTTGCTTTGTTGGACCGCAACAAATGCTTCAGCGTCGTAGCAGCAGCAGTGAAAGAAATCGTCCCAGATTCGATAGTGGATTTGAAAGATCCTGAG CTCTGCGTGCTTGTTGAGGTTCTTCCGCTTTCCGGAGTACCTGATAAAACAGCCATAGTTGGTGTATCGGTTCTTCCACGAGCACTTGTTAGTACTAAGCCTCGACTCTGCATCAAGGCCTTAGTCTCAGATACAAAAGAGatgaataagaagaaaaaataa
- the LOC132032902 gene encoding uncharacterized protein LOC132032902 isoform X1 — protein sequence MARDEPKEEVVTTIIEGKEKNEDEQEKGEEMKPWEQHSAVISIPRYDYNASSKILRNSHSGFLITCPIKREKSATKEAIGILEKYIVSNPDAKRRKICTEDANEECNGSGEAAADDLVNSESGNSIEKSDILSLVKLTRSGLVLFKFPFDKSPAVVDIVSQIFQSLESGILKSPLWCNRILPIQGTCRLDEKELKKIVTKLVDQFMKNRQKETGNSIKFAVGYNRRGIEETEMKNLRKEASTDPDIFALLDRNKCFSVVAAAVKEIVPDSIVDLKDPELCVLVEVLPLSGVPDKTAIVGVSVLPRALVSTKPRLCIKALVSDTKEMNKKKK from the exons atggctAGAGATGAACCCAAAGAGGAAGTGGTAACCACAATtatagaaggaaaagaaaaaaatgaggaTGAACAAGAAAAAGGTGAAGAGATGAAACCATGGGAGCAACATTCAGCTGTAATAAGCATACCTCGTTACGATTACAACGCTTCttctaaaatattaagaaattcTCATTCTGGGTTTCTTATCACTTGTCCCATCA AGAGGGAGAAAAGTGCAACAAAAGAAGCTATAGGTATCCTTgaaaag TATATTGTTTCAAATCCTGATGCTAAGAGAAGGAAAATATGCACGGAAGATGCTAATGAAGAATGCAACGGGTCAGGAGAAGCTGCAGCTGATGATCTTGTGAATTCTG AATCTGGTAATTCTATTGAGAAAAGTGACATTCTCTCACTTGTTAAGTTAACGAGAAGCGGATTGGTTCTCTTTAAATTTCCGTTCGACAAGTCTCCAGCAGTTGTTGACATCGTTTCACAGATTTTTCAATCCCTAGAATCTGGAATATTGAAGTCTCCTCT CTGGTGCAATCGGATATTACCAATTCAAGGTACATGCCGTTTAGATGAGAAGGAACTTAAGAAGATTGTAACAAAGCTTGTTGATCAGTTTATGAAAAATAGGCAGAAGGAGACTGGAAACAGTATTAAG TTTGCAGTTGGCTATAACAGGAGAGGGATTGAGGAAACCGAGATGAAGAATCTAAGAAAAGAAGCTTCTACTGATCCTGATATATTTGCTTTGTTGGACCGCAACAAATGCTTCAGCGTCGTAGCAGCAGCAGTGAAAGAAATCGTCCCAGATTCGATAGTGGATTTGAAAGATCCTGAG CTCTGCGTGCTTGTTGAGGTTCTTCCGCTTTCCGGAGTACCTGATAAAACAGCCATAGTTGGTGTATCGGTTCTTCCACGAGCACTTGTTAGTACTAAGCCTCGACTCTGCATCAAGGCCTTAGTCTCAGATACAAAAGAGatgaataagaagaaaaaataa
- the LOC132035372 gene encoding uncharacterized protein LOC132035372: MAEVFTAFPTAIFNENAQIPMLSGDNFTEWKEKVLLTLGCLDLDLAIHVEEPPKLAESSTPNAKAYYERWERSNRLNLILIKAHISQSIRGSIPNSDKVKAYMKAIEEQFVSSDKALSNTLMKRLSSMTFDRSRSVREHIMEMRDIAAKLKSLEVDMSAPFLVHFILNSLPAEYDRSRYLTPRIKINGQITNS, from the coding sequence TTTTCACAGCTTTTCCTACTGCTATCTTTAATGAGAATGCTCAAATTCCGATGTTGTCTGGTGACAACTTTACTGAATGGAAGGAGAAAGTTCTTCTCACTTTAGGGTGCTTGGATTTGGATCTAGCAATCCATGTGGAAGAACCACCTAAACTTGCGGAATCAAGTACGCCTAATGCTAAGGCTTATTATGAGCGGTGGGAGCGATCCAATCGCTTGAACTTGATACTCATAAAGGCTCATATAAGCCAAAGCATTAGGGGTTCCATCCCTAATAGCGATAAGGTCAAAGCTTACATGAAGGCAATTGAAGAACAATTTGTAAGCTCTGACAAGGCACTATCCAACACCCTTATGAAGAGGCTCTCAAGTATGACCTTTGATAGAAGTCGTTCAGTGCGCGAGCACATTATGGAGATGAGAGACATTGCTGCTAAACTTAAGTCCCTTGAGGTTGATATGTCTGCACCATTTCTAGTGCATTTTATCCTCAACTCTCTTCCTGCGGAATATGACCGTTCAAGATATCTTACACCACGCATAAAGATAAATGGTCAAATAACGAACTCCTGA